The following are encoded in a window of Colletotrichum lupini chromosome 3, complete sequence genomic DNA:
- a CDS encoding trehalase, with protein MTTSLVVPQRPRLRPRTCQLTHRYCVSVWRACIQPAHESISSRPDPRKDEFGQENDQAGTLTNRSPTVPFALRAALRRSHNQPTPQLSTAFNALTRHTFPGFAASIHTSSPRSISGAMSPSAVSNTSNGTAGAPKQNAWAGHLGAAGFDLRSDTMTTPTASMLAAIQNCSLLDDVFVEDPTTMELESHVAALAGKEAALLVLSGTMGNQVALRALLTQPPYSVLSDHRSHIIKYEAGGVASLCGAMIQPVVPRNGAYLTLEDIEAHAALDDDVHTCPTRVISLENTLGGVVTPLAEVKRIVEFARKNNLKLHCDGARMWEAVASGAGSLSEYCSLFDTVSLCFSKGLGAPIGSIVVGDAAQIKHARWVRKSIGGGLRQSGVVAAPARIAVDETFGKGPNGEGGLLKSSHETAKRIGELWTSLGGKLTLPVDTNMCWLDLDAAGCSTQDFIAFGAELGLKLIGNRLVIHYQIAQNQDRVLPKLEQVFRRALEGGSQTTGGEKGPTNMYQPPSAFVSVDYDPIAKSIIVKDRATVQNIMYGEQNQTSSLSHLAYVILMNKHFLRAVGLDTRTPLPIAGSERGVYTFKCALQAFYLHIDRELEYDSPSGPSGCRKSTCGSFKTDGNGISYDYTSTDVTKYWVSPTPPENLAFAPLQAQKLHKEHHSHIACASVSRRWADSRRRRKNMQTRNIEDLEGYSNAADIVVWTNVQVVGICIRMHQDNVRSNFRRSVGKAVSGTAELLRRARLICPITITAWSGEHRTKPLIPRQTGILTAIPKTRLIPSSQDPTVILADVTIPPGGTSCPWTFMELEASPRAERKQNRRPIGAMTLVPRLYHGSPKDWIMRGKLHVVCKQDRRSQPASQLHFSLRVVASNVSSAMPRTQDACDGAELTRTQHIPSPTAPNNGNLLLGRPRKPAGNEGVFIIVLVIMSNILGKPTYIHLGSLPPATGPGLPWPCCGTCPSQATDDPSWRRTRPSFPSRPKASEATADPAPPRAQLNAMVNFALALAAVAVLPRTAQALYENGSVVAPCDSPIYCHGDILKEVELARPFSDSKTFVDMPAIKSLEEIQAAFNNLSKPLSNNTALNDFLRANFAAAGGELKEVPKDQLKTDPKFLDKINDTVIKEFSQKVIAIWPDLTRTYAGSASNCTTCPNSFIPVNHTFVVAGGRFREPYYWDSFWILEGLLRTGGAFTEISKNVIENFLDLVEKLGFVPNGARIYYLNRSQPPLLAQMVRLYVEYTSDRSILERAIPLLIKEHEFWTTNRTVEVNKNGTTYTLNQYNVTNTQPRPESYREDYVTASNASYYSTNGIIYPEVEKLNDTEKARVYANLASGAESGWDYSSRWLSRPADAARDVYFPLRSLNVLETVPVELNSILYWNEMTIAALLNSTNNGTGAVAWTELATKRSQAMYDLMWNSTLSSYFDYNVTSGGQNIYIPKDDDASTLETNTAEAEQQVLFSVSQFYPFWTGAAPSHLKNNPYAVKQAYQRVEKYLDIKKGGIPATNLKTGQQWDQPNVWPPLMHVLMEGLRRTPATFGESDPAWRDVQSLALRLGQRYLDSTFCTWYATGGSTSETPQLQGLTAQSVGTMFEKYGDNSTNVAGGGGEYEVVEGFGWTNGVLLWAVDVFGNDLKRPDCGNITAANVHPAKRSLPQRAVELDSYDASWIKKFVYRDSITVLRLSKWGCRALYLALTQPNVPELETFTEIRVEAALTHGAGLLVMMGQLLPDGACQLPPRAHSKAESTGQHHFLSSARRTVTLNTDLTKLHHLLSYSEAPATHSQSTAKQHRSKLPCLELNTHRTDAPRPRSNLTMSGGRNPMEEAYERFRAVAQQQQKRGGFGGGGMPGGPRGAGMGLAGLVLLGGAAFVAQNALFNVDGGHRAIKYRRTTGVSKEIYSEGGTVPLDIGNENVLTVFLFSGTHLIIPWFETPVTYDVRAKPRNVASLTGTKDLQMVNITCRVLSRPDVKALPQIYRTLGTDYDERVLPSIVNEVLKSVVAQFNASQLITQREMVAKLVRENLSRRAARFNILLDDVSLTHLAFSPEFTAAVEAKQVAQQEAQRAAFVVDKARQEKQAMVVKAQGEARSAELIGDAIKKSKAYVELKKIENARAIAQQMQESGSKNPRRNKASAFGREFSTLYSYNIENWHGLEARKGWWKINPCTTNRTASVILQACYVWDCLSYVEVLSSTAVDLFAAQAVGTGGCLHSFKTCLGWARASQRSPSPAQLTEGPLPHHDFLPADSSRLIVQPSHPQPTNRTTPPSRIRIPHSLAFSTSPRNQNQAHILLSPFHTRNNVNQVCASLSSGPLEAVTRLVRTLTGKEIELDIENEYKARTHPMHCPPNTTDGDREVSQIKEKVEEKEGIPPVQQRLIYGGKQMVDDKSASEYGLEAGATLHLVLALRGGN; from the exons ATGACAACGTCGCTGGTTGTTCCACAGCGACCCCGACTCCGACCCCGGACTTGCCAGTTAACGCACCGATACTGCGTATCTGTATGGAGAGCTTGTATACAACCGGCCCACGAAAGCATCTCGTCCCGGCCAGACCCCAGAAAAGATGAATTTGGCCAGGAGAACGA CCAGGCCGGAACACTAACCAATCGATCACCCACAGTTCCATTCGCCTTGCGCGCGGCATTGAGGCGATCTCATAACCAGCCAACCCCGCAGCTGTCAACGGCCTTCAACGCCCTCACCCGCCACACGTTTCCAGGCTTTGCCGCATCCATCCACACATCATCTCCCCGATCAATTTCAGGAGCCATGTCCCCATCTGCTGTCAGTAACACGAGCAATGGCACTGCTGGTGCCCCTAAGCAGAATGCTTGGGCTGGTCATCTTGGGGCCGCTGGCTTCGACCTAAGAA GCGATACTATGACCACTCCAACGGCTTCGATGCTTGCTGCCATTCAAAATTGCAGTTTGCTAGACGATGTTTTCGTGGAAGACCCCACAACGATGGAACTCGAATCTCACGTCGCAGCTCTTGCTGGCAAGGAGGCCGCTCTCTTGGTTCTCTCCGGGACCATGGGGAACCAAGTAGCGCTCCGAGCCCTCCTCACGCAACCTCCATACAGCGTCTTGAGTGACCATCGTTCACATATTATCAAGTATGAGGCTGGCGG CGTTGCTTCGCTTTGTGGCGCCATGATACAGCCCGTGGTACCACGTAATGGAGCCTACCTGACACTAGAGGACATTGAGGCCCATGCTGCTCTCGATGACGATGTCCATACCTGTCCTACCAGGGTCATAAGCTTGGAAAACACCCTCGGCGGCGTGGTGACCCCCCTGGCCGAGGTCAAGAGGATCGTAGAGTTTGCACGGAAGAACAACCTCAAGCTTCATTGCGATGGGGCCAGAATGTGGGAGGCTGTTGCCTCTGGAGCCGGTAGTCTCTCCGAATACTGCTCACTATTCGACACGGTCAGCTTGTGCTTCTCAAAGGGTCTCGGTGCTCCGATTGGAAGCATCGTTGTGGGCGACGCAGCGCAAATCAAGCACGCCCGCTGGGTGCGCAAGTCTATCGGCGGTGGTCTCCGGCAGTCTGGAGTGGTGGCAGCTCCTGCTAGGATTGCCGTTGACGAGACGTTCGGAAAGGGGCCCAATGGCGAGGGTGGTCTTTTGAAGTCGTCTCATGAGACCGCAAAGAGAATCGGGGAACTCTGGACTAGTCTCGGTGGCAAGCTTACCCTTCCGGTCGACACCAACATGTGCTGGCTTGATTTAGATGCTGCTGGGTGCAGCACCCAGGATTTCATCGCGTTTGGGGCGGAATTGGGACTGAAGCTCATTGGCAACAGATTGGTTATCCATTATCAAATTGCCCAGAACCAAGACAGGGTTCTGCCTAAGCTAGAGCAAGTCTTTCGGCGAGCTCTGGAGGGCGGTAGTCAGACAACAGGAGGGGAGAAGGGCCCAACGAACATGTACCAGCCGC CTTCGGCCTTCGTGTCAGTTGACTATGACCCGATTGC CAAGTCAATCATTGTGAAAGACAGGGCAACCGTCCAAAATATTATGTATGGCGAGCAAAACCAGACATCAAGCTTGAG CCACTTGGCATATGTCATTCTCATGAATAAACATTTCCTACGCGCCGTCGGCCTTGACACGAGAACTCCGTTGCCGATTGCAGGTTCTGAAAGAGGTGTATACACATTCAAGTGCG CTTTGCAGGCGTTT TACCTACATATTGATAGGGAGTTGGAATACGACAGCCCCAGTGGTC CGAGTGGTTGTCGTAAATCAACTTGTGGGAGTTTCAAGACCGATGGGAACGGGATTTCCTACGATTACACGTCAACAGATGTAACAAAATATTGGGTTTCTCCCACACCACCTGAGAATCTCGCTTTCGCTCCTCTCCAGGCACAAAAGCTACACAAGGAG CATCACTCGCACATCGCCTGCGCCTCCGTGTCTCGACGATGGGCAGACagcaggagaagaagaaagaaCATGCAAACGCGGAATATTGAAGACCTCGAGGGTTACTCCAACGCCGCTGACATAGTTGTGTGGACAAACGTACAGGTGGTAGGTATCTGTATTCGAATGCATCAAGACAACGTTCGGAGCAATTTCCGGAGGAGTGTGGGGAAAGCTGTATCCGGGACCGCCGAGCTTCTCCGCAGAGCCCGGCTCATTTGTCCAATAACAATTACCGCATGGTCTGGCGAGCACCGAACAAAGCCTTTAATACCCCGCCAAACAGGCATTCTTACCGCAATTCCCAAGACAAGACTAATACCAAGTTCGCAAGATCCCACGGTCATCCTTGCTGACGTCACAATACCT CCTGGTGGCACATCATGCCCATGGACGTTTATGGAGCTAGAAGCTTCTCCCAGAGCTGAGAGGAAACAAAACAGGCGGCCAATCGGTGCTATGACGCTCGTACCGCGGCTCTACCACGGCTCCCCAAAGGACTGGATCATGCGGGGAAAGCTGCACGTCGTCTGCAAGCAGGACCGGCGaagccagccagccagccagctTCATTTCTCG TTGCGTGTTGTGGCGTCCAACGTGTCGTCTGCCATGCCGCGAACCCAAGATGCCTGCGATGGCGCAGAATTGACTCGGACCCAGCATATTCCAAGCCCAACGGCGCCGAACAACGGTAACCTTCTGCTCGGCCGCCCACGTAAACCCGCAGGAAACGAAGGAGTTTTCATAATTGTGTTGGTCATTATGTCTAACATCCTGGGAAAGCCTACTTACATACATTTGGGTTCACTGCCCCCTGCTACCGGCCCGGGTCTGCCCTGGCCTTGCTGCGGTACTTGCCCATCTCAGGCGACCGACGATCCCTCCTGGCGACGAACCCGTCCAAGCTTCCCCTCCCGACCTAAGGCAAGTGAAGCTACAGCCGATCCTG CTCCTCCGAGAGCTCAATTGAACGCCATGGTCAACTTTGCGCTGGCCCTCGCAGCTGTAGCTGTCTTGCCTCGGACAGCTCAGGCTTTGTATGAGAATGGGTCTGTTGTCGCTCCTTGCGACTCGCCCATTTACTGCCATGGCGACATCTTGAAAGAAGTTGAACTGGCAAGACCGTTCTCAGACTCCAAGACATTTGTAGACAT GCCTGCAATCAAGTCCCTGGAAGAGATACAAGCAGCATTCAACAATCTGTCGAAACCTTTGAGTAATAATACTGCACTCAATGACTTCCTACGCGCCAATTTCGCCGCAGCAGGTGGTGAACTCAAGGAAGTACCCAAGGACCAATTGAAGACGGACCCAAAGTTTCTCGACAAGATCAACGATACAGTGATCAAGGAATTCTCTCAGAAGGTCATTGCCATCTGGCCGGACTTGACCCGCACCTACGCTGGCTCTGCAAGCAACTGCACAACATGTCCAAACAGCTTCATCCCAGTCAACCACACCTTTGTGGTTGCCGGAGGCCGATTCCGCGAGCCTTACTATTGGGACTCTTTCT GGATTCTTGAGGGTCTCTTACGCACGGGTGGCGCTTTCACTGAGATCTCCAAGAATGTTATCGAAAACTTCTTGGATCTCGTGGAAAAACTCGGATTTGTGCCCAATGGCGCTCGAATCTACTATCTGAACCGTTCACAGCCGCCATTGCTGGCACAGATGGTGCGCCTCTATGTCGAGTATACAAGCGACCGGAGCATACTAGAACGCGCAATCCCTCTCCTCATCAAGGAGCATGAATTCTGGACGACAAACAGAACTGTTGAAGTCAACAAAAACGGGACTACATACACTCTGAATCA ATACAACGTCACCAACACACAGCCAAGACCCGAATCATACAGAGAAGACTACGTCACTGCTTCGAACGCTTCCTACTACTCAACCAACGGAATCATTTACCCCGAGGTCGAGAAATTGAACGACACCGAAAAGGCCCGTGTGTATGCCAATCTTGCGTCCGGTGCAGAGAGTGGCTGGGACTACAGCTCACGATGGCTTTCTCGACCTGCAGATGCGGCGAGGGACGTCTACTTCCCTCTCCGATCTCTCAACGTTCTGGAGACTGTCCCTGTGGAGCTGAACTCTATCTTGTACTGGAATGAGATGACCATTGCTGCGCTACTCAACTCCACAAACAACGGCACGGGAGCAGTGGCTTGGACTGAACTTGCCACCAAACGAAGTCAAGCTATGTACGATTTGATGTGGAACTCGACCCTTTCAAGCTACTTTGACTACAACGTGACATCAGGAGGGCAGAATATCTACATTCCGAAAGATGATGATGCCAGCACTCTTGAAACGAACACCGCCGAAGCAGAACAACAAGTTCTCTTTTCGGTTTCCCAATTCTACCCGTTCTGGACAGGAGCGGCACCCTCTCACCTCAAGAATAACCCTTACGCGGTAAAGCAAGCCTACCAGCGTGTTGAGAAGTATCTAGACATCAAGAAGGGCGGTATCCCCGCCACAAACCTCAAGACAGGTCAACAGTGGGATCAGCCCAACGTCTGGCCGCCCTTGATGCACGTTCTTATGGAAGGTCTCCGCAGGACACCTGCCACCTTTGGAGAGTCGGATCCCGCCTGGCGTGATGTCCAGAGTCTCGCCCTCCGCCTCGGGCAACGGTACCTGGACTCTACCTTTTGCACGTGGTACGCTACGGGGGGTTCAACCAGCGAGACTCCTCAGCTCCAGGGCTTGACCGCCCAGAGCGTCGGAACCATGTTTGAGAAGTACGGCGATAACTCAACCAACGTTGCGGGTGGTGGTGGAGAATATGAAGTGGTTGAAGGATTCGGCTGGACGAACGGTGTTCTCCTTTGGGCCGTTGATGTGTTTGGAAATGACTTGAAGCGGCCCGACTGCGGGAACATCACCGCAGCCAACGTGCATCCCGCTAAGAGAAGTTTGCCTCAACGCGCGGTAGAATTAGATTCCTACGATGCTTCATGGATCAAGAAGTTTG TGTATCGCGATAGTATCACAGTGTTGAGGCTGTCCAAATGGGGATGCCG TGCTCTCTACCTGGCGTTGACGCAACCAAAT GTGCCCGAGCTTGAGACTTTTACCGAA ATAAGAGTTGAAGCTGCTCTCACACATGGAGCTGGCTTGCTTGTTATGATGGGCCAGCTCTTGCCAGATG GTGCTTGCCAGCTGCCGCCGCGGGCACACTCCAAAGCCGAGAGCACCGGCCAACACCATTTTTTGAGCTCCGCCAGACGAACCGTGACGTTGAATACTGATCTGACAAAGCTCCACCATCTGCTTTCCTATTCCGAAGCTCCAGCAACCCACAGTCAATCGACCGCAAAACAGCACCGATCGAAGCTCCCTTGCCTCGAGCTGAATACCCATCGAACCGACGCGCCGCGCCCACGCTCGAACTTAACCATGTCTGGAGGAAGAAATCCCATGGAGGAGGCCTACGAGCGCTTCAGGGCCGTCGCTCAACAGCAGCAGAAGCGCGGCGGCTTCGGCGGTGGCGGCATGCCCGGCGGCCCTCGCGGCGCTGGCATGGGACTTGCCGGTCTGGTTCTTTTGGGAGGTGCTGCCTTCGTGGCCCAGAATGCGCTATTCAACGTCGATGGTGGTCACAGAGCGATCAAGTACCGGAGGACAACGGGTGTGAGCAAGGAGATCTACAGCGAAG GAGGCACCGTTCCCCTTGATATTGGTAATGAAAATGTGCTGACAGTTTTTCTCTTCTCAGGAACCCACTTGATCATCCCCTGGTTCGAGACCCCCGTCACCTACGATGTTCGCGCGAAGCCCAGAAACGTCGCCTCTCTCACCGGAACCAAGGACTTACAGATGGTCAACATCACCTGCCGTGTTCTTTCCAGGCCTGATGTTAAGGCCCTGCCTCAGATCTACCGCACTCTCGGCACAGACTACGACGAGAGAGTGCTTCCATCCATCGTCAATGAGGTTCTGAAGAGCGTTGTTGCTCAATTCAACGCTTCCCAACTCATTACCCAGAGAGAGATGGTTGCCAAGTTGGTTCGCGAGAACCTCTCCCGCCGTGCTGCACGGTTTAATATTCTGCTGGACGATGTGTCCCTGACG CACCTTGCCTTTTCCCCGGAATTCACAGCTGCCGTTGAGGCGAAGCAGGTTGCCCAGCAAGAAGCTCAGCGCGCGGCGTTCGTTGTCGACAAGGCTCGCCAGGAGAAGCAGGCCATGGTTGTCAAGGCCCAGGGTGAGGCTCGCTCTGCTGAGCTGATTGGAGATGCCATCAAGAAGAGCAAGGCCTACGTCGAGCTGAAGAAGATTGAGAACGCGCGCGCCATTGCTCAACAGATGCAGGAGTCCGGCAGCAAGAACC CGAGAAGAAATAAGGCATCGGCATTTGGGCGCGAATTCTCCACACTGTACTCTTACAACATCGAAAACTGGCATGGACTT GAGGCTCGAAAGGGTTGGTGGAAAATCAATCCATGTACAACAAACAGAACCGCTTCAGTAATTCTG CAAGCTTGCTACGTTTGGGATTGTCTTTCGTATGTTGAAGTACTTTCTTCGACAGCCGTCGATCTATTTGCAGCACAGGCCGTCGGAACTGGTGGATGCCTGCACAGCTTTAAGACGTGCCTGGGGTGGGCCCGGGCATCTCAGAGGTCCCCCTCCCCTGCTCAGCTTACAGAAGGGCCCCTCCCCCACCACGACTTCCTGCCTGCGGATAGCTCGAGACTAATCGTACAACCGTCACATCCTCAACCAACAAACCGCACGACCCCGCCAAGTCGAATTCGAATACCACATAGCCTCGCATTTTCTACCTCCCCTCGAAACCAAAACCAAGCCCATATATTGTTGTCGCCATTTCACACACGCAACAATGTTAATCAAGTATGCGCATCTCTGTCCTCCGGACCTCTGGAGGCGGTGACCCGACT GGTGCGAACGCTTACCGGCAAGGAGATTGAGCTGGACATCGAGAACGAATACAAGGCGCGTACCCATCCGATGCATTGCCCACCGAATACAACGGACGGAGACAGAGAG GTCTCTCAGATCAAGGAGAAGGTTGAGGAGAAGGAAGGCATCCCGCCCGTGCAGCAAAGACTCATCTACGGTGGAAAGCAAAT GGTCGACGACAAGTCCGCATCTGAATATGGCCTCGAGGCTGGCGCTACATTGCATTTGGTTCTCGCCCTTCGAGGTGGAAACTAG
- a CDS encoding RNA polymerase II transcription factor SIII subunit A — MAPTKSLAELCIAMCQRHITELSSVGNGDALQYHHVREILLRVTNPAQLREIELNSPFIQGETSELWLRLIKKEFPSESHEKNYAPKNPSKWYKIYERYAEERREAQQQAEAELLARVQGLQQKKDNNVSRIVDPKFARFLPKPPKTGRTFSTQPRGKRELPSSLSWAAGSRMKMTTGASVMKKARREAKEIVGIRSTMAVPTGMIRAPRLKQAPPSMAAEHRISSQPVFRPTSTSSRPPTHSTYVTPQSKATYVSDSSDGEDGDLFSDEGTPKKNKNIVSSSRHSRDTAASSMPTNPSQSSAYKDRNSSTSARSTSSSQTSGLRRGGGILGNAARPKSNIRVERPPTRPEPSSSASMDYSRTHKVLAQNSGPQSPPLPASLDEAQQARPILGNQELPRKRKAVDIFMPKKKTRR; from the coding sequence ATGGCGCCGACTAAGTCACTTGCCGAACTGTGCATTGCTATGTGCCAGAGACACATCACAGAACTCAGCAGTGTCGGCAATGGCGACGCCCTCCAATACCACCATGTTCGCGAAATCCTCCTCAGAGTCACGAACCCGGCTCAGCTCCGAGAGATCGAGCTCAACTCCCCTTTCATACAGGGCGAAACCTCCGAGCTTTGGCTGCGCCTTATCAAGAAGGAATTTCCATCCGAAAGCCACGAAAAGAATTACGCGCCTAAGAATCCGTCAAAGTGGTACAAGATATACGAGAGATATGCGGAGGAACGCCGCGAGGCTCAGCAACAGGCTGAGGCCGAGCTTCTCGCCAGGGTCCAGGGGCTCCAGCAGAAGAAGGACAACAACGTCAGCAGAATCGTAGACCCCAAGTTCGCCAGGTTTTTGCCCAAGCCACCCAAGACCGGTCGCACCTTTTCAACGCAGCCTCGAGGAAAGAGGGAGCTCCCGAGTTCCCTGAGCTGGGCCGCCGGAAGCAGAATGAAGATGACGACGGGGGCCAGCGTCATGAAGAAAGCCCGTAGAGAGGCTAAAGAGATTGTCGGCATAAGAAGCACCATGGCTGTACCAACTGGCATGATCAGGGCCCCTCGATTGAAACAGGCCCCGCCCTCGATGGCTGCTGAGCACCGAATCTCAAGCCAACCAGTCTTTCGGCCAACATCTACCAGCAGTCGCCCGCCCACACATTCCACATATGTCACTCCCCAGTCCAAAGCCACATACGTTTCCGATTCATCAGACGGCGAAGACGGTGATTTGTTCAGCGATGAGGGAACGCCGAAGAAGAACAAGAACATAGTATCTTCCTCTCGCCACAGTCGGGATACGGCAGCTTCCTCCATGCCTACAAACCCTTCCCAATCCTCAGCATACAAGGATCGCAATTCTTCCACATCTGCAAGATCTACCTCTAGTTCGCAAACATCGGGCTTGCGACGTGGGGGTGGTATTCTCGGAAACGCTGCTCGGCCCAAAAGCAATATCAGAGTTGAGCGTCCACCAACCAGACCCGAGCCATCATCCTCTGCGAGTATGGATTATTCCCGCACGCACAAAGTACTTGCTCAGAACAGCGGCCCGCAATCTCCTCCTTTGCCAGCGTCGTTGGACGAAGCGCAACAAGCTCGTCCAATTCTGGGCAATCAGGAGCTGCCCAGAAAGAGAAAGGCTGTCGACATTTTCATGCCGAAAAAGAAGACTAGACGCTGA
- a CDS encoding transcription initiation factor IIF, with product MADSTYIKPEPYIKPDPEAIPAAPVDDDDLYEDAGDLEFFDQFGDQGSFGQAYLARVPKDLWEAWDSLPDDAEIEIGTMRQWDVVRPDGSVEHHFKMLLNSDRAEHQLMPKEYDLEMGKEIARSTFVFTEEDLPGFKAKSKARTDAANAGIPARFLRPKTEKVEKKPFEKGRKWQPYYRKAIPKKTKIAARIQYELACKPVDNAESQAILQRKQVEAQRPKHTLQIMEQRAANSIIHHGSAAAVEKFGSFIKTSAPTKATKPKKSENRSARMSEEQLLDGLMEAFRKYEYWKMSILKARFDQPEAFLRQTLEKIAVLNRSGIHANEWSLQEHLKSMASGATNETAPEEAAAEDDDDEVIMEDVVYQSSQTQRQDRAISRVAEMPPLTPILVLDFDGTITTKDTIGTLAEIGLQFQQQRGVDLSSKWQQILLDYSKDHANHVSTYLPIADDRSSLKDELAFLRGLKEVEMLSVQRVESSGIFRGIGLEYLTLAGETCRKEGRVKLRDGFAELMNAAREKGWSVAVVSVNWSRSFIKGVLSDYSVDVVANEIELNGSISGPEVAGSSTRQASLMTCEDKLRALRTLAARRGVEDVGALVYFGDSTTDIECLLATRGVVISSNAESSLMKTLRRIGYQVPKVDNVQAPEGTAWASTFIEVLESELLSFKKST from the exons ATGGCGGACTCAACATACATCAAGCCGGAGCCATATATCAAGCCCGATCCCGAAGCCATACCTGCCGCTCCtgtcgacgacgatgaccTATACGAAGATGCTGGCGATCTGGAGTTCTTCGACCAGTTCGGTGATCAAGGCTCCTTCGGCCAGGCATATCTAGCACGCGTTCCGAAGGACCTGTGGGAAGCATGGGATAGCTTGCCGGATGACGCAGAAATCGAGATTGGCACCATGCGACAGTGGGATGTGGTCCGTCCAGATGGCAGCGTTGAG CACCATTTCAAAATGTTACTCAATTCCGACCGCGCCGAGCATCAGCTGATGCCGAAAGAATACGACTTAGAGATGGGCAAGGAGATCGCGCGCAGCACGTTCGTTTTCACCGAGGAGGACCTACCTGGCTTCAAGGCCAAATCCAAGGCGCGAACAGATGCTGCAAACGCTGGCATTCCGGCTCGATTCCTGAGACCCAAGACGGAGAAGGTAGAGAAGAAACCATTCGAGAAGGGTCGCAAATGGCAACCCTACTACCGCAAAGCGATCCCAA AGAAGACAAAGATTGCCGCTAGGATCCAGTACGAGCTGGCGTGCAAGCCAGTCGATAACGCGGAGAGCCAGGCAATTCTTCAACGGAAGCAAGTCGAGGCTCAGAGGCCCAAGCATACCCTGCAGATCATGGAACAGCGCGCAGCCAACAGCATTATCCACCATGGCTCTGCAGCTGCGGTTGAGAAGTTTGGCTCCTTCATT AAAACGTCTGCGCCTACCAAGGCCACCAAGCCGAAGAAATCCGAAAACAGATCCGCCCGCATGTCGGAGGAACAACTGTTGGATGGTCTCATGGAGGCTTTCAGGAAGTACGAGTACTGGAAGATGTCGATCCTCAAGGCTAGATTTGACCAGCCCGAGGCTTTCTTACGCCAGACATTGGAAAAGATAGCGGTACTTAACAGGTCCGGCATTCACGCCAACGAGTGGTCGCTTCAGGAGCACTTGAAGAGCATGGCGTCCGGCGCCACTAATGAGACGGCACCGGAGGAAGCCGCCGCAgaggacgacgatgacgaagTGATTATGGAGGATGTTGTCTA CCAATCTTCCCAAACACAACGTCAAGACCGCGCTATATCACGTGTTGCGGAAATGCCCCCTTTAACTCCCATTCTCGTGTTGGACTTTGATGGTACCATTACGACAAAGGATACGATTGGTACATTGGCAGAAATCGGCCTCCAATTCCAGCAGCAGCGCGGGGTTGATCTCTCTTCAAAATGGCAGCAGATCCTGCTAGATTACAGCAAAGACCATGCCAACCATGTGTCCACGTATCTTCCAATCGCAGATGACAGATCCTCACTCAAAGACGAGCTCGCCTTCTTGCGGGGTCTGAAGGAGGTTGAAATGCTATCAGTCCAGAGAGTCGAGAGCTCAGGCATCTTCCGGGGCATCGGCCTGGAATATCTTACACTTGCCGGTGAAACTTGTCGAAAGGAAGGGAGAGTCAAGTTAAGGGATGGTTTTGCGGAGCTCATGAATGCTGCCAGAGAGAAGGGCTGGTCCGTCGCAGTAGTCTCCGTCAACTGGTCTAGATCATTCATCAAGGGTGTCCTCTCAGACTATAGCGTCGACGTTGTCGCTAATGAGATCGAGCTGAACGGGAGCATCTCAGGGCCGGAAGTAGCAGGCTCATCAACAAGGCAGGCATCTTTGATGACGTGCGAGGATAAGCTGCGAGCCCTTCGAACATTGGCGGCTCGGCGAGGAGTAGAGGATGTTGGGGCGCTGGTGTATTTTGGCGACTCCACTACGGATATTGAGTGTCTTTTGGCAACCCGAGGAGTTGTGATATCGTCCAACGCCGAGTCGAGTTTGATGAAGACTCTGAGGAGAATAGGGTACCAAGTGCCAAAGGTGGATAATGTTCAGGCGCCCGAAGGCACAGCATGGGCATCAACCTTTATAGAGGTTCTCGAAAGTGAATTACTATCTTTCAAGAAGTCCacataa